In the genome of Gammaproteobacteria bacterium, one region contains:
- a CDS encoding (2E,6E)-farnesyl diphosphate synthase: protein MPMNKSLQDYRSLVEQALNAWLPLETEMPQRLHRAMRYSTLAGGKRLRPAWTLATAEMLGGSLDDALVPAAAIELIHVYSLIHDDLPAMDDDDWRRGQPTCHRAFDEAIAILAGDALQTLAFEWIASKPMASVSAERRLSMIKILAHAAGTYGMGGGQAIDLEASGQTLTEDQLAHLHQLKTGALIRASIQLGILCAPPIPHKASECLDKYASCLGLAFQIQDDILDVIGDSERLGKTPGTDQKLQKTTYVDLLGLEGAKAKAAQLTNEALQALAQLPYNTDTLAHFAELVVTRDH from the coding sequence ATGCCGATGAATAAATCGCTGCAAGATTACCGGAGCCTTGTTGAGCAGGCACTCAACGCCTGGCTTCCTCTGGAAACCGAGATGCCGCAACGGCTTCATCGAGCCATGCGCTACAGCACGCTGGCCGGGGGCAAGCGACTGCGTCCGGCGTGGACACTGGCCACGGCCGAAATGCTGGGTGGCTCACTTGACGATGCCCTCGTCCCTGCCGCCGCCATCGAATTGATTCATGTGTACTCTCTCATTCACGATGACTTGCCAGCCATGGACGATGACGACTGGCGACGCGGTCAACCCACATGCCACCGCGCCTTTGATGAAGCGATCGCCATCCTGGCTGGCGACGCGCTTCAAACGCTGGCTTTTGAATGGATTGCCAGCAAGCCAATGGCAAGTGTATCGGCAGAACGACGACTGTCCATGATCAAAATACTTGCCCATGCGGCTGGCACCTATGGCATGGGCGGCGGCCAAGCCATCGACTTGGAAGCTTCCGGCCAAACTTTGACCGAAGACCAGCTGGCACACCTGCATCAGCTAAAAACCGGCGCGCTTATCCGGGCCAGCATCCAATTGGGCATTCTCTGTGCACCGCCAATTCCACACAAGGCGTCGGAATGCCTTGATAAGTATGCCAGTTGCTTGGGGCTCGCCTTTCAGATTCAAGATGACATTCTTGATGTCATCGGCGACAGTGAGCGGCTCGGCAAAACACCCGGCACAGACCAGAAATTGCAAAAAACAACTTACGTTGATTTGCTTGGACTCGAAGGCGCCAAGGCGAAAGCCGCACAGTTGACCAACGAAGCGCTACAAGCATTGGCACAATTGCCGTACAATACCGACACGCTGGCACACTTTGCCGAACTTGTCGTCACGCGCGACCACTGA
- a CDS encoding DNA recombination protein RmuC, whose amino-acid sequence MCTVTAVTFLVIGNALLAALLVYQWRTTVRVSRQLRKAEASLAELKEKWHESEVKSAEAVQKSQFEMERAAKLTEALGECQAKIESLLEQNSELKARLAEVTTAKATELKAAQEKIEMLSQAREELSAQFEKLANDILEKKTSIFDKRQHETLANVIRPLNEQIKEFKQRLEQVHSEDLQDRNMLRGELLQLKALNQQMSEEAERLVKALKGDKKAQGTWGEVVLARLLELSGLREGIEYSREKTLKGETAKRYRPDVIVHLPDNKDIVVDAKVSLSAYEQYVAASDDEKVAKKWLDEHVAAIRNHIKRLAEKRYEMLESIATLDFVFIFVPIEPAYLLAVQHDPNLFSFAFEKKIILVSPTTLLSTLRIVENVWRFERQNKNAEEIAKQAGALLDKLAGFVEDLENVGNKLDAARKHWQEAMYKLKDGKSGTVFRRAQKIMELGARSKKSQAFTALPEAGQQDVE is encoded by the coding sequence ATGTGTACCGTGACTGCTGTCACCTTCCTTGTCATCGGAAATGCGCTTTTGGCGGCGCTGCTCGTCTATCAATGGCGTACCACTGTGCGAGTGTCTCGCCAGCTTCGCAAGGCCGAGGCATCACTTGCAGAACTGAAAGAAAAGTGGCATGAGAGCGAGGTGAAAAGTGCCGAAGCAGTCCAAAAATCTCAATTTGAGATGGAACGTGCCGCAAAGTTAACCGAGGCGCTTGGCGAGTGTCAGGCAAAGATTGAGTCGTTGCTCGAGCAAAATTCGGAACTGAAAGCACGTTTGGCAGAAGTGACGACCGCCAAAGCCACTGAGCTGAAGGCAGCGCAAGAGAAAATCGAAATGTTGAGCCAGGCCCGGGAAGAATTGTCTGCTCAATTTGAAAAACTGGCCAATGACATATTGGAAAAAAAGACGTCGATTTTTGACAAGCGGCAACACGAAACCTTGGCGAATGTTATCCGACCATTGAACGAGCAGATTAAAGAATTCAAGCAGCGCCTGGAACAAGTACACAGCGAGGATCTGCAAGATCGGAATATGTTGCGCGGTGAACTGTTGCAACTGAAAGCACTCAACCAGCAAATGTCAGAAGAAGCTGAGCGATTGGTGAAAGCCTTGAAAGGCGATAAGAAGGCGCAGGGAACCTGGGGTGAAGTGGTTTTGGCGCGATTGCTTGAGTTAAGCGGGTTGCGCGAGGGAATAGAGTACTCCCGGGAAAAAACGTTGAAAGGCGAGACAGCAAAACGTTATCGCCCTGATGTGATTGTGCACTTGCCGGATAACAAAGATATCGTGGTCGATGCTAAGGTCTCGCTGTCGGCCTATGAGCAATACGTGGCGGCCAGTGATGATGAGAAGGTGGCGAAAAAGTGGCTGGATGAGCATGTCGCCGCCATTCGCAATCATATCAAGCGACTGGCGGAGAAGCGATATGAAATGCTTGAAAGTATTGCGACACTCGACTTTGTCTTCATTTTTGTGCCGATTGAACCGGCCTATTTGTTGGCCGTACAGCATGACCCTAACCTCTTCTCCTTTGCCTTTGAGAAAAAGATCATCCTAGTCAGCCCGACGACCCTGCTATCGACCCTGCGAATTGTGGAGAATGTGTGGCGTTTTGAGCGTCAAAACAAGAATGCGGAAGAGATTGCCAAACAGGCAGGCGCCTTGCTCGACAAACTGGCGGGTTTCGTCGAGGACCTTGAAAATGTTGGTAATAAACTGGATGCGGCAAGGAAGCATTGGCAAGAGGCCATGTACAAACTCAAAGACGGCAAGAGTGGAACGGTATTTCGACGGGCCCAAAAAATCATGGAATTGGGCGCCAGAAGCAAAAAATCGCAAGCATTCACCGCCCTTCCAGAAGCTGGGCAACAGGATGTTGAATGA
- a CDS encoding sodium:proton antiporter, protein MLSIALTLALLMSIGFICQWIGWRFRLPAILFLLISGLLLGPVTGWIQPDQLLGDLLFPMVSLGVAVILFEGSLSLRFAEIRGVTKIIRNLSTIGVVVTMMGLTLAAHYLAGLSWSISAVFGAIATVTGPTVIVPMLRSMHTTSRVANILRWEGIIIDPVAALLAVIVYEAVVSGQQTQPIWSFFSLVAAGSVLGGLGALVMTQVLKRHWVPEYLANFFVLSLVLLVFASANQVVHESGLLAVTLMGIIVANTKDIAVSDILDFKEHLTVLLISFLFIILAARMDLSLVRQLGWSAAAVLCAAQLVVRPFSVLASKIGTSINWREYLLLSWVAPRGIVAAAISALFALQLTEHGFDDAELLLPLMFTLIVGTVVLQSATARPLAKWLGLSQAGAQGVFIFGANKVSIEIAKALEKQGVDVLIADDSWAGIQEARMQGLRIYYGNILSEHADLYLDLTGMTRMFLMGRRPELNTLIYTRYRPEFGSRHIYALNLSISGDNMVESKRLVADLQVQTLFGPDMSWQKIASLLGQGAEIKWTRLTEEFTIEDYRRQWGKNAYLLFAFTPEGRLRVYRGPDSLPLGPGWTVGALVLGAREQNSTGKESNHDKVKNDAEQSKG, encoded by the coding sequence ATGCTGTCTATTGCATTGACGTTGGCCCTTTTGATGAGCATTGGCTTTATTTGCCAATGGATTGGGTGGCGGTTTCGGTTGCCTGCCATTTTGTTTTTGTTGATATCCGGTCTTCTGCTTGGACCGGTCACCGGATGGATTCAGCCGGACCAGCTGCTTGGTGATTTGCTGTTTCCAATGGTATCGCTTGGCGTCGCGGTCATCTTGTTTGAAGGCAGTCTTTCACTGAGGTTTGCTGAAATTCGGGGGGTGACCAAGATCATTCGAAACCTTTCGACCATTGGCGTTGTGGTCACCATGATGGGTTTAACCCTGGCAGCTCATTACCTCGCAGGCTTGTCCTGGAGTATTTCGGCGGTTTTTGGTGCCATTGCCACCGTCACGGGACCAACTGTCATCGTGCCAATGCTCCGGAGCATGCATACGACGTCCCGTGTTGCGAATATTTTGCGTTGGGAGGGGATCATCATTGATCCGGTGGCGGCATTATTGGCTGTGATTGTTTATGAGGCCGTGGTTTCTGGCCAGCAAACACAACCAATCTGGTCGTTTTTCTCTCTGGTAGCGGCAGGCTCCGTATTAGGCGGTCTTGGTGCACTCGTGATGACACAGGTGCTCAAACGGCATTGGGTTCCAGAATATTTGGCCAATTTTTTCGTTTTGAGTTTGGTGTTGCTCGTCTTCGCTTCTGCCAACCAAGTGGTCCATGAGTCTGGCCTTCTGGCGGTCACCTTAATGGGCATCATTGTGGCCAACACCAAGGATATTGCCGTCAGCGACATACTGGATTTCAAAGAGCATTTGACAGTTTTGCTGATTTCGTTTTTGTTCATTATTTTGGCGGCGCGCATGGATTTAAGTCTGGTGCGGCAACTTGGTTGGTCAGCGGCAGCAGTGCTGTGTGCTGCACAATTGGTGGTGCGACCTTTTAGTGTGCTGGCAAGCAAAATCGGCACGAGCATCAATTGGCGGGAATACCTATTGCTTTCCTGGGTGGCCCCCCGGGGGATTGTGGCGGCAGCCATTTCGGCACTGTTTGCACTTCAATTGACCGAACATGGTTTTGATGATGCCGAGTTGCTCCTGCCGCTCATGTTTACGTTGATTGTCGGTACAGTGGTGTTACAGAGCGCCACGGCAAGGCCATTGGCTAAGTGGTTGGGCTTGTCGCAGGCAGGGGCACAGGGCGTCTTTATTTTTGGCGCCAACAAGGTGTCTATCGAAATCGCAAAGGCCTTGGAAAAACAAGGGGTTGATGTGTTGATCGCGGATGATAGTTGGGCTGGCATACAGGAAGCGCGCATGCAGGGGTTGAGGATCTATTACGGTAATATTCTCAGCGAGCACGCTGATCTGTATTTGGATTTAACCGGGATGACCCGAATGTTTTTGATGGGGCGTCGGCCAGAGCTCAATACACTGATTTACACCCGTTACCGCCCGGAATTTGGTTCTCGACATATTTATGCCCTTAATTTGTCGATCAGCGGCGATAATATGGTGGAAAGCAAACGGCTGGTGGCTGATTTGCAAGTGCAGACACTGTTTGGTCCAGACATGAGCTGGCAGAAAATAGCGAGTTTGCTCGGACAGGGTGCCGAGATAAAGTGGACTCGCTTGACCGAAGAGTTCACTATTGAAGATTACCGGCGTCAATGGGGCAAAAATGCCTATCTCTTATTTGCATTCACTCCCGAAGGGCGATTGCGTGTGTATCGTGGACCAGACTCATTACCGCTGGGACCGGGATGGACGGTTGGCGCATTGGTGCTGGGAGCTCGAGAACAAAACAGTACAGGGAAAGAGTCTAATCATGACAAGGTGAAAAACGACGCCGAACAAAGCAAAGGATGA
- the xseB gene encoding exodeoxyribonuclease VII small subunit, whose product MNKQANEASFEANLRALEDVVTQLERGDLPLEEALRQFERGVQLTRQCRKALETAQLKVEKLEQLIKESPLEQFNADE is encoded by the coding sequence ATGAACAAACAAGCCAACGAAGCCTCATTTGAGGCCAATCTCAGAGCGCTCGAAGACGTCGTCACGCAACTGGAGCGTGGCGATCTGCCCTTGGAAGAAGCCTTGCGACAGTTTGAACGTGGCGTCCAACTCACACGCCAGTGCCGAAAGGCATTGGAGACAGCTCAACTCAAAGTCGAAAAACTCGAACAGCTCATCAAAGAAAGCCCTCTGGAACAATTCAATGCCGATGAATAA
- a CDS encoding MFS transporter: MTMGRKSHFWRELKSWATLAFALGVLEGGVAGVLVRHRFDGLVSNDQLAFFVALVVGAPTIANLASPLWAYLEQGRDKIKFVSYLGMLLSLTVGVMAIAPRTSLGLVMFSVAVVLGRFFWTGILTVRATIWRANYPRNIRAKLTGKMAIVMAVIMATSGASLGVINDTWANLVPFYLGASAVLGALGAWAYRAVRLRGADKLYRAERRQRNEDGGFRLSVMWEILRTDKLFRNYMMVMFVFGSGNLMFMAPMILVMNDAMNIDSRMQMLATSSIPLALMPFMIQWWARRLDRMHIIEYRASHCWSFVIAIGCFAATAITGWQPLLWLAAFLYGIAVSGAVLGWNLGHLDFASQEKAAQYMTIHITLTGIRGLLMPMVGVALYQWLNRGGESGAYALLLPFLLNVVGALAFQWLKKNFKKQR, encoded by the coding sequence ATGACAATGGGGCGTAAATCGCACTTTTGGCGCGAGTTGAAAAGCTGGGCAACACTGGCGTTCGCGCTGGGGGTTCTCGAAGGCGGTGTTGCGGGAGTTTTGGTTCGTCATCGGTTTGATGGCTTGGTGTCGAATGACCAATTGGCTTTTTTTGTTGCGTTGGTGGTTGGGGCGCCAACCATTGCGAATTTGGCCAGTCCGTTGTGGGCTTATCTCGAACAGGGGCGTGACAAGATCAAATTCGTCTCTTACCTTGGCATGCTGCTGTCGTTGACCGTCGGAGTCATGGCGATAGCCCCGAGGACGTCATTGGGCCTTGTGATGTTCTCGGTTGCGGTTGTGCTGGGGCGTTTTTTCTGGACAGGCATCTTGACGGTTCGGGCCACCATCTGGCGCGCCAATTATCCCCGCAACATCCGGGCTAAGCTGACGGGCAAAATGGCCATTGTGATGGCTGTGATTATGGCGACCAGCGGCGCATCGCTTGGTGTCATTAACGATACTTGGGCGAACTTGGTGCCATTTTATCTCGGAGCGTCGGCAGTGCTGGGTGCCCTAGGGGCTTGGGCGTACCGGGCAGTGCGCTTGCGTGGCGCGGACAAACTGTATCGTGCTGAGCGACGGCAGCGAAATGAAGACGGAGGCTTTCGGCTGTCGGTCATGTGGGAAATTCTTCGCACGGATAAGCTGTTTCGCAATTATATGATGGTTATGTTTGTTTTTGGGTCAGGTAACTTAATGTTTATGGCGCCAATGATTTTGGTGATGAACGATGCGATGAATATCGACTCACGCATGCAAATGCTGGCCACGTCTTCGATACCGCTCGCTCTGATGCCTTTTATGATTCAATGGTGGGCGAGACGCCTTGATAGGATGCATATCATTGAGTACCGGGCCTCCCATTGTTGGAGTTTTGTCATTGCCATTGGTTGTTTTGCAGCGACGGCAATCACAGGTTGGCAGCCCTTGCTTTGGCTCGCAGCTTTCTTGTATGGCATAGCGGTTTCCGGTGCAGTGCTTGGTTGGAACCTCGGGCACCTTGATTTCGCTTCGCAAGAAAAGGCGGCGCAATACATGACAATTCATATCACCTTAACAGGTATCCGAGGTTTGCTGATGCCAATGGTTGGCGTGGCGCTTTATCAATGGTTGAACCGAGGGGGAGAAAGCGGGGCCTATGCCTTGTTGTTGCCGTTTTTGTTAAACGTTGTTGGCGCTTTGGCTTTTCAATGGCTGAAGAAAAATTTCAAGAAACAGCGCTAG
- a CDS encoding DegT/DnrJ/EryC1/StrS family aminotransferase, with the protein MKPLSWPWPVYSNVALARVANLIQSGQVNQLVCDTVEALESVWASQFDCDHVIAVTNGTHALELSLMALGIGPGDEVIVPARCFIACATAIMRVGATPVFADVDPRTQGLNRETVAPLINRRTRAILLVHLGGHPASLLADVEWVRQNRLILVEDCSQAVGARYRNQYVGTFGDIACASLCNEKNISAGEGGIVQTSSVRLANKIRQLRNHGQNQHGAGRAGEFIFQRRIPGSNYRLSPLAAALALDHLEQWPELFSRRVAIARACRAALAESPYFEVPEVIPDETPSWYRVYFAIRQDYWPQRSNLISALHKAGIPLASVSCPDVRLEPMFDGKVTREPLPHSRDLGEAMLALPAYPTLSDEDLMRLLDRIKGFRLSS; encoded by the coding sequence ATGAAGCCATTGAGTTGGCCGTGGCCAGTTTATTCAAACGTGGCCCTGGCGCGTGTTGCTAACCTGATACAGTCAGGTCAGGTCAATCAGCTGGTATGCGATACGGTCGAAGCGCTCGAGTCTGTCTGGGCTTCTCAATTTGACTGTGACCATGTCATCGCGGTCACCAATGGCACGCATGCCTTGGAATTGTCGCTGATGGCCTTGGGGATAGGGCCGGGAGACGAAGTCATTGTGCCGGCCAGATGTTTTATCGCGTGTGCGACAGCGATCATGCGTGTCGGTGCTACGCCAGTCTTTGCCGACGTTGATCCGCGAACGCAGGGCTTAAATCGCGAAACAGTGGCACCATTGATTAACCGACGGACGCGGGCGATTCTCCTCGTGCATCTAGGTGGCCATCCTGCCTCACTTTTGGCTGACGTGGAATGGGTGCGTCAAAACCGGCTGATTTTGGTTGAAGATTGCTCACAGGCGGTCGGTGCTCGCTATCGGAATCAGTACGTAGGCACCTTTGGCGATATTGCCTGTGCCAGCCTATGCAACGAAAAAAACATTTCCGCCGGAGAAGGGGGGATAGTACAAACCAGCTCCGTACGTTTGGCGAACAAAATTCGACAATTGCGCAATCATGGCCAAAATCAGCACGGTGCTGGTCGGGCGGGCGAATTTATTTTTCAACGACGTATCCCAGGTTCGAATTACCGCTTGTCACCGCTTGCCGCTGCTCTGGCATTAGATCATCTTGAACAGTGGCCCGAATTATTTTCTCGTCGTGTTGCTATCGCCAGAGCTTGTCGAGCCGCCTTAGCCGAATCTCCATATTTTGAGGTGCCCGAGGTCATACCTGACGAGACACCGAGTTGGTATCGAGTGTATTTTGCCATTCGGCAAGATTATTGGCCGCAGCGGAGCAACCTGATTTCGGCCTTGCATAAGGCAGGTATCCCGCTGGCATCGGTCAGCTGCCCGGATGTACGTCTAGAGCCGATGTTTGACGGCAAAGTGACACGCGAACCATTGCCACACAGTCGTGATTTGGGTGAGGCAATGCTCGCGCTTCCCGCCTATCCAACGCTTTCTGATGAGGACTTAATGCGGCTTCTCGATAGAATCAAGGGCTTTAGGTTGTCTTCATAG
- a CDS encoding exodeoxyribonuclease III has product MRIVTFNVNGIRARLHQLKALVETLSPDIIGLQEVKADDESFPYDDVRALGLHVETFGQKGHYGVALLSQQAPISVIRGLPNDPEDTQKRLITATYEMPDGSPLTVINGYFPQGESRAHPVKFPHKERFYRALTEWLHDAHDSRHPLVVLGDFNIAPQDIDIGIGEENAKRWLRTGKCSFLPEEREWFERLLDWGLVDLYRHIHPTKNDKFSWFDYRSRGFEREPKRGLRIDGILGTKVLADVAQQADIDYDIRAMAKPSDHAPVWVDLAL; this is encoded by the coding sequence ATGCGCATCGTCACATTCAACGTTAACGGCATAAGAGCTCGCCTTCATCAACTTAAAGCATTGGTGGAAACACTTTCGCCGGACATCATCGGGCTGCAGGAAGTCAAAGCGGATGACGAAAGTTTTCCATACGACGATGTTCGTGCACTTGGGCTACATGTGGAAACCTTTGGTCAGAAAGGGCACTACGGTGTTGCACTTTTGAGTCAACAGGCGCCCATCTCAGTCATTCGTGGTCTGCCAAACGATCCTGAAGATACCCAGAAACGGCTCATCACCGCCACCTATGAAATGCCCGATGGCTCGCCCCTGACCGTCATTAATGGTTATTTTCCGCAAGGTGAAAGCCGGGCACATCCTGTCAAATTCCCGCACAAAGAACGATTTTATCGGGCGCTCACCGAATGGCTGCATGATGCCCACGACAGTCGCCACCCTCTTGTCGTACTAGGTGATTTTAATATTGCACCACAAGATATCGATATTGGCATTGGTGAAGAAAATGCCAAGCGATGGCTCAGGACAGGCAAGTGTAGTTTTCTTCCCGAAGAACGCGAATGGTTCGAACGACTGCTTGACTGGGGACTGGTGGATCTCTATCGCCACATCCACCCAACCAAGAATGACAAATTCAGCTGGTTCGATTACCGAAGTCGCGGATTCGAGCGTGAACCCAAGCGCGGCTTGCGCATCGATGGCATTCTAGGCACCAAAGTGCTCGCTGACGTCGCTCAACAGGCGGATATTGACTACGATATTCGCGCCATGGCTAAACCCTCCGACCATGCACCGGTATGGGTTGATCTCGCCCTATGA
- the motB gene encoding flagellar motor protein MotB (with MotA forms the ion channels that couple flagellar rotation to proton/sodium motive force across the membrane and forms the stator elements of the rotary flagellar machine; Vibrio parahaemolyticus protein is associated with the polar flagella) has translation MAEPQEECKCPPPGLPAWMGTFSDLMSLLMSFFVLLLSFSEMDVLKYKQIAGSMKNAFGVQNQIKVKDIPKGTSVIAQEFRPGKPEPTIIETIQQRTDEITKESLDFETQEEEPQAQDDKGEKGAGDANLQELELSSAAPTEKTEALAKQLASALKEELNSGQIEIEAHGGIVVIRIREKGSFPSGSARLRRQFKPVIAKIRDILVTTKGEIRVAGHTDDRPIRTPLYPSNWELSGARAASVVRELLKGGKLDKKRFSIYGLADTRPLVPNTTEDNRARNRRVEIWIVSGDSLKKPRKVIGVGQDEKTGK, from the coding sequence ATGGCGGAACCGCAAGAAGAATGTAAATGTCCTCCCCCCGGATTGCCCGCCTGGATGGGCACCTTTAGTGACTTGATGTCGCTCTTGATGTCTTTTTTCGTTTTGCTGTTGTCCTTTTCAGAAATGGATGTTCTGAAGTACAAGCAAATCGCTGGTTCTATGAAAAACGCCTTTGGCGTGCAAAATCAAATCAAGGTCAAAGACATTCCAAAAGGGACAAGCGTGATTGCTCAGGAATTCCGGCCAGGCAAGCCGGAACCCACCATCATTGAAACCATTCAACAGCGTACGGACGAAATCACGAAGGAGTCATTGGATTTCGAGACACAGGAAGAGGAACCGCAGGCGCAGGATGATAAGGGAGAAAAAGGCGCTGGTGACGCCAATCTTCAGGAGTTGGAACTATCGTCTGCGGCGCCGACTGAAAAAACAGAAGCGTTGGCGAAGCAATTGGCCAGCGCGTTGAAAGAAGAACTGAATTCCGGGCAGATTGAAATTGAGGCGCATGGCGGCATTGTGGTCATTCGCATTCGGGAAAAAGGGTCGTTCCCTTCCGGCTCAGCAAGGTTGCGGCGGCAGTTTAAACCGGTGATTGCCAAAATTCGCGATATATTGGTCACTACCAAAGGGGAGATCCGCGTCGCCGGACATACCGACGACCGGCCGATTCGAACACCTTTGTATCCATCAAACTGGGAATTGTCCGGGGCCCGTGCGGCCAGTGTCGTGCGCGAACTGCTTAAGGGCGGCAAATTGGATAAGAAGCGGTTCAGCATTTATGGTTTGGCCGACACACGTCCACTCGTGCCGAATACGACGGAAGACAACCGCGCGCGGAATCGTCGTGTTGAAATCTGGATTGTTTCGGGCGATAGCTTGAAAAAACCTCGGAAGGTGATTGGCGTCGGTCAGGATGAAAAGACAGGAAAATGA
- the pomA gene encoding flagellar motor protein PomA, which translates to MDIATLIGALGSYAIVIVAMVLAGGIGQYIDVPSILIVFVGSHFIVIMKHTLGQFFGGFKVGMKSLFFKSENLNDLIAKIVELADMARKGGLLSLEGADIPNPFMKKGVGLLVDGHSAEVVETILRQDVALAKARHEEASLVFKSLGDIAPAMGMIGTLVGLVGMLANMDDPKSIGPAMAVALLTTLYGAVMANMLAIPVKEKLELRNEEESRANNLIIDGLLAIQAGQNPRVIEQMLMNYLPESQRPKTE; encoded by the coding sequence GTGGATATCGCCACGCTGATTGGTGCACTGGGTTCTTATGCCATTGTGATTGTGGCTATGGTGCTGGCAGGAGGCATTGGCCAGTACATCGATGTGCCATCCATTCTGATCGTGTTCGTTGGCAGTCATTTCATCGTGATCATGAAGCATACCTTGGGCCAGTTTTTTGGTGGCTTCAAGGTTGGTATGAAAAGCCTGTTTTTTAAGTCTGAGAACCTCAATGACCTGATTGCCAAAATTGTTGAATTGGCCGATATGGCCCGAAAAGGGGGGCTCTTATCACTTGAAGGCGCTGACATTCCCAATCCATTTATGAAAAAAGGCGTTGGCTTGTTGGTCGATGGTCACAGCGCGGAAGTGGTCGAGACGATCCTGCGACAAGACGTCGCGTTGGCGAAAGCACGTCACGAAGAAGCCAGCTTGGTGTTCAAGAGCTTGGGCGACATCGCGCCGGCCATGGGGATGATTGGTACCCTTGTGGGCTTGGTCGGTATGCTGGCGAACATGGACGATCCAAAGTCAATTGGGCCTGCCATGGCCGTAGCGTTGCTCACAACCTTATACGGTGCGGTGATGGCCAACATGCTGGCCATTCCGGTGAAAGAGAAGTTAGAGCTACGCAACGAAGAAGAATCTCGCGCCAACAATTTGATTATTGATGGGTTATTAGCAATTCAGGCCGGGCAGAACCCACGTGTGATTGAGCAGATGTTGATGAACTATTTGCCCGAATCACAGCGTCCCAAGACTGAGTAG